A single window of Hylaeus volcanicus isolate JK05 chromosome 8, UHH_iyHylVolc1.0_haploid, whole genome shotgun sequence DNA harbors:
- the LOC128881481 gene encoding androgen-induced gene 1 protein-like isoform X4, which yields MAHAMSRYLSTIIQAVFFLICSLNDWFGTNAVSPKKPPFLRKLKDFMHAVFSFPVAMFVGVTFWSLMFVDRELVFPKAIDPYFPWWLNHLMHTMIMVSTLLETILTPRKYPSRAKGVSGHCLFLLAYLIWMHIIYYKSGIWVYPVMEVLSTPARIVFLSTMFLFSTMFYFMGETLDNFVWGKTVTSGKNHKRKKLQ from the exons atCATTCAAGCAGTATTCTTCTTGATATGCTCGTTGAACGACTGGTTCGGCACCAATGCCGTGAGTCCCAAGAAACCACCGTTTTTACGCAAACTAAAGGATTTTATGCACGCGGTTTTCAGTTTCCCGGTCGCCATG TTCGTCGGGGTAACATTCTGGTCTCTGATGTTCGTGGACCGCGAATTGGTATTTCCAAAGGCCATTGATCCTTACTTCCCATGGTGGTTGAACCATCTGATGCACACGATGATCATGGTGTCGACCTTGTTGGAGACGATTCTGACGCCAAGAAAATACCCGTCCCGAGCGAAAGGAGTCTCTGGTCACTGCCTGTTTTTATTGGCATACTTAATTTG GATGCACATAATCTATTATAAAAGCGGCATCTGGGTGTACCCGGTCATGGAAGTGCTCTCAACTCCTGCGCGAATCGTGTTCCTCTCGACGATGTTTTTGTTCAGCACGATGTTCTATTTTATGGGAGAGACGCTGGACAACTTTGTTTGGG gaAAGACTGTAACCTCAGGTAAGAATCACAAGAGGAAAAAGTTACagtaa
- the LOC128881476 gene encoding protein smoothened, protein MMLLLIYFLIIYRASSELTPGFAGNSNGENETRKSLELSPIHRMKDSNYLLDRYPIGELPSDSLNCHRPAKCVEMQKTTCMGTRLPYTTTTLDLIPEHITQDEVEERLHILQALKHMPKCWAIVQPLLCSIFMPKCINNTVDLPSQEMCKMVSGPCRIVFNHTIWPSFVKCENTKLFPKLCKNDIRELKFNISGKCLKPLVPTDNTLAIFEGVEGCGTQCNDPLFTPDEHKQIHSFIAWAAGICGSFNLFTVITFLIDWRSANKYPALVIFYINCCFMVSCIGWLAQFTPGSREVIVCRKDGTLRMSEPSGENLSCVVVFVLVYYSLMAAMVWFVILTYAWHMSFQALGKIQDRIDKKGAYFHLIAWCFPLVLTVTIMALGEIDGNSVTGICFVGYANHGVRAWFLLGPVMIVLLVGGYFLSRGLITLIRLKITSQEIISERASSKIRETIVRMGLFSIFTFTAAVVTFYCHIYEFQHSWEWRQSFRNYMICAITTHYLDISECKMEVRPSAAKMQLHLLSPFFAGILMSSWVWTGSTVDTWTRFLRRTFNCETEEPIRLKKHKVIAQAFAKRKTFNNAGRLSISFHNTHEDPVGLNFDLNSVASQDFSSTWAAALPKLVTRRCALVGATTGSVSSNRRNSVDSEISFSVRRVSVESRRNSLDSQISVQIAELKTTRKVASTSRGRRGKRRRDFGKSRSGKVGPLFRRGSTTSQESQLGAQILSALTIGGGDARVPTIQVPNMKRRSATAGLDDRTLNPKLFDGKNAGMLLPFLFPAQSGSDENLSSEEKHEQELAGKDVDIEGGNIEKDDQDTETDESEPEEKTKMLEPDEPPERSKSKTSNKSSKSYSHESVRRSREGRKSKYFLQDEAILKHLFQESNDLKLKNDSDIKEAYKKAGMGNLASSLNSCCAELTRLKQLDTQAANAREMATQTSLPLDILEMEELKQSIDEIINSRHCSSKGTQISPQLNKSKNIAT, encoded by the exons ATGATGCTCctgttgatttattttttaattatttaccgaGCGTCGTCGGAATTGACGCCCGGTTTCGCTGGAAATTCAAACGGCGAAAATGAAACAAGGAAAAGCTTGGAATTGAGTCCCATTCACAGGATGAAGGATTCCAATTACCTACTGGATAGGTACCCTATAGGAGAATTGCCATCCGATTCTTTAAATTGTCATAGACCAGCAAAATGCGTGGAGATGCAAAAGACTACATGTATGGGTACAAGATTGCCTTATACTACCACTACTTTGGATCTTATACCTGAACATATAACTCAAGATGAAGTAGAG gagagattgCACATATTACAAGCATTGAAACATATGCCAAAGTGTTGGGCAATCGTGCAACCTCTATTGTGCTCTATATTTATGCCCAAATGTATCAACAATACGGTTGATTTACCATCCCAAGAAATGTGCAAAATGGTTTCAGGACCTTGTAGAATTGTGTTTAATCACACAATATGGCCAAGCTTTGTTAAAtgtgaaaatacaaaattatttcctaaattatgtaaaaatgatattcgagaattaaaatttaatatttcggGTAAATGTCTGAAACCTTTGGTTCCAACTGATAACACTCTCGCAATTTTTGAGGGCGTTGAAGGTTGTGGTACACAATGCAACGATCCACTTTTTACGCCGGACGAGCATAAAcaaattcattcttttatcGCTTGGGCTGCAGGGATCTGTGGCTCGTTTAACTTGTTTACGGTC ATAACGTTTCTAATTGATTGGAGAAGCGCAAATAAATATCCAGCTTTAGTTATTTTCTACataaattgttgttttatGGTATCTTGCATCGGATGGCTTGCTCAATTTACACCAGGCAGTAGAGAAGTGATTGTATGTCGTAAAGATGGAACATTGAGGATGAGTGAACCAAg CGGAGAAAACTTATCATGCGTCGTAGTGTTTGTCCTTGTGTATTATTCTCTTATGGCAGCAATGGTGTGGTTTGTGATACTTACGTATGCTTGGCATATGAGTTTTCAAGCATTAGGAAAAATTCAAGATAGGATTGACAAAAAGGGTGCTTACTTTCACTTGATAGCTTGGTGTTTTCCACTTGTCCTTACCGTCACTATAATGGCATTAGGTGAAATAGATGGAAACAGTGTGACGGGCATATGTTTTGTGGGTTACGCTAATCACGGAGTCAGAGCTTGGTTCCTGCTCGGTCCTGTGATGATTGTTTTACTGGTTGGTGGATACTTCTTATCTCGAG gaTTGATTACTctgattcgattaaaaataaccaGTCAAGAAATTATATCTGAAAGGGCAAGTTCTAAAATAAGAGAAACTATTGTTCGCATGGGTCTATTctcaattttcacttttaccGCGGCCGTGGTAACATTTTATTGCCACATTTATGAATTCCAACATTCGTGGGAATGGCGTCAAAGTTTTAGAAATTACATGAT ATGTGCGATAACGACACACTATTTAGATATTTCCGAGTGCAAAATGGAGGTTCGGCCAAGTGCCGCTAAAATGCAATTGCATTTACTTTCACCATTTTTTGCTGGTATCCTCATGTCTTCGTGGGTTTGGACTGGTTCAACTGTAGACACCTGGACGAGATTTCTCAGACGGACTTTCAATTGCGAGACGGAAGAACCGATCAGATTAAAGAAACACAAGGTTATCGCCCAAGcattcgcgaaacgaaaaacgTTTAACAACGCCGGTCGATTGTCCATCAGTTTCCATAACACTCATGAGGATCCAGTCGGTTTAAACTTTGATTTAAATTCTGTGGCCTCGCAGGATTTTAGTTCAACGTGGGCTGCCGCTTTACCCAAGTTAGTTACACGCAGATGCGCGCTTGTAGGCGCAACAACAGGTTCTGTATCCAGTAACAGAAGAAACTCCGTGGACTCCGAGATTAGTTTCAGCGTGCGTCGGGTGTCCGTGGAATCCAGGAGAAACTCGTTGGATTCGCAGATATCTGTTCAAATAGCCGAGCTGAAAACGACGCGGAAAGTCGCGAGCACCTCCCGTGGTCGACGTGGAAAACGGCGACGAGACTTTGGAAAATCGAGGTCTGGCAAAGTGGGACCATTGTTCAGAAGAGGTAGCACAACGTCTCAAGAAAGTCAATTAGGTGCTCAAATATTATCAGCGTTGACCATAGGTGGCGGCGACGCTAGAGTACCGACAATTCAAGTTCCTAACATGAAGAGACGATCGGCGACCGCTGGTTTGGACGACCGAACCTTGAATCCAAAACTGTTCGATGGAAAAAACGCTGGCATGCTTCTGCCATTTCTATTCCCAGCGCAGAGTGGTAGCGATGAGAATTTAAGCAGCGAGGAGAAACACGAGCAAGAGTTGGCAGGAAAGGATGTGGACATCGAGGGTGGCAACATCGAAAAGGACGACCAAGACACCGAGACTGACGAAAGCGAACCTGAAGAAAAAACGAAGATGTTGGAACCCGATGAACCGCCCGAGCGCAGCAAGAGCAAAACTAGTAACAAAAGCTCCAAGAGTTACAGTCACGAGAGCGTCAGAAGGAGCAGAGAGGGGcgcaaaagtaaatatttcctCCAGGATGAAGCTATCTTGAAACACCTGTTTCAAGAATCCAATGATCTCAAACTGAAAAACGACTCTGACATCAAAGAGGCGTACAAAAAAGCCGGAATGGGAAATCTGGCGTCTAGTCTTAACTCGTGTTGCGCTGAACTGACACGACTCAAGCAACTGGACACGCAGGCCGCCAATGCCCGAGAAATGGCGACGCAAACCTCGCTTCCGTTGGACATTTTGGAAATGGAGGAGTTGAAGCAAAGCATAGACGAGATCATCAACAGTCGACATTGTAGCTCTAAAGGGACACAGATTTCACCTCAGCTAAACAAAAGCAAAAATATCGCTACGTAA
- the LOC128881477 gene encoding dyslexia-associated protein KIAA0319 isoform X1 yields MFEIFYLGLYLLFFGNCVGDYSDWDTKWQMLCPELYPRVFTSYTPRGNLSSGVYASQPRVKSMQHCVAACCTNSVCNVALMHNGTCYHIQCENSKKCLPLYRADLANESPPSMVLVQPVEDYEVWNELLAQINDDTGTLLMDAKERDDILFGGTNGLSCITHTNCLENEICVKNQDKSDVGICQCSVGFKRNIGGICTSVEDIELGVTPQVRVQILKDSSTSIKPPMKRLLVSAVSKEVRLPENEVTLSAYTVPAEQENEHYNYAWSLLSQPESHTGIMTDQNRMTVKLSNLSEGLYTFKVTVNSPNAYGEAYANVSVLPPKRINQAPIAVISPASQVVKLPNTGAVLDGSSSKDDDRVISYHWELQQGPIGYQPNLVDTPTLQLDNLIPGNYTFKLTIEDSDHITNSTSANITVLKITDYPPNANAGQDIIIYLPQNTLTLNGNLSTDDHGIASWEWTKSPSDQNKAVDMQNTRTPYLQLSNLEEGMYTFVLKVTDDSEQSSTAEVHVFVKPPTNKPPTADAGEDITIALPETRTILDGRKSKDDIKIVYFHWKQVSGPSSAEFSAVNESITNVTKLTKGDYEFKLTVIDGNGNKDSDTVKVKVTQNKNAPPKANAGGDQVVIAPVSVLIINGSQSTDDLKISEWLWTRDSSSLVIGTIVRDTDKSPILMLTDIIPGRYLFRLKVTDDQGLSSEDTVSVIVKPDPQLLHLVELILNIGANMLTVSQKNSLVVKLQMLLRDEASIVVRNLKVEPRTGKAVLIFYVEKKGGKTTMPGPEVVKRLKEKLRQDSGLLQLSVANIDTAVCQNNCSGHGVCDQETRLCMCEAFWMQNLIQKYFGNGDSNCDWSILYVIIALLSLVVCWVGLIWGLVCLCQRICTGKRRSLRTKKKPLRYSLLQPEPEDDSSTFSTHKMVLSASDTDSDDVLFEHRKVKNNGQVRNGKSRNGFIKVGSRVKT; encoded by the exons ATGTTTGAAATCTTTTACCTgggattatatttattgttcttTGGAAATTGCGTCGGCGATTACTCGGACTGGGACACAAAATGGCAAATGCTTTGTCCCGAGTTGTACCCCAGAGTTTTTACAAGTTATACACCTCGTGGAAATCTTTCTAGTGGGGTATACGCTAGTCAACCTCGTGTAAAAAGCATGCAACATTGTGTTGCCGCGTGCTGTACTAATTCTGTGTGCAATGTGGCGCTTATGCATAATGGTACTTGTTATCATATACAATGTGAGAACTCCAAAAAATGCCTACCTTTGTACAGAGCAGATTTAGCAAATGAAAGTCCACCAAGTATGGTTTTAGTTCAACCTGTAGAAGACTATGAGGTGTGGAATGAGTTGCTAGCTCAAATAAACGATGATACTGG TACATTGCTTATGGATGCTAAAGAAAGAGATGATATTCTTTTTGGTGGTACAAATGGGTTGAGCTGTATCACTCACACAAATTGtctagaaaatgaaatatgcgTTAAAAATCAAGACAAATCCGATGTTGGAATTTGTCAATGCTCTGTTGGATTTAAACGGAATATCGGCG GAATTTGTACTTCGGTGGAAGACATAGAACTTGGCGTAACGCCGCAAGTGAGAGTACAGATTTTGAAAGATTCCAGTACGTCGATAAAGCCACCTATGAAACGGCTGTTAGTTTCCGCTGTCTCAAAGGAAGTACGCTTACCAGAGAATGAAGTAACATTGTCAGCCTATACTGTACCTGCAGAGCAAGAAAATGAACATTACAATTATGCTTGGAGTCTTCTAAGTCAACCGGAAAGTCACACCGGAATAATGACCGATCAGAATCGTATGACCGTTAAATTAAGTAACCTTTCTGAAGGTTTATATACGTTTAAAGTAACTGTGAATAGTCCGAATGCTTATGGCGAAGCATATGCAAATGTCAGCGTTTTGCCAC CAAAGAGAATAAATCAAGCACCAATTGCTGTAATTTCCCCTGCCTCGCAAGTCGTGAAACTACCAAACACAGGAGCTGTGTTAGATGGTTCATCTAGTAAAGATGATGATCGAGTCATTTCTTATCACTGGGAATTGCAACAAGGACCCATTGGATATCAACCTAATCTAGTCGATACACCCACGTTACAGTTAGACAATCTTATTCCTGGCAATTATACTTTTAAGTTGACCATTGAAGATTCAGATCACATCACAAATTCGACAAGTGCAAATATAACGGTTTTGAAAATAACCGATTATCCTCCAAACGCAAACGCGGGCcaagatattattatatatttacctCAGAATACGTTAACACTGAATGGTAATTTGAGCACTGACGATCATGGAATAGCAAGTTGGGAATGGACAAAAAGTCCCTCTGATCAAAACAAAGCTGTGGATATGCAAAACACAAGAACGCCGTATTTACAACTGTCTAATTTAGAGGAGGGAATGTATACGTTTGTCTTAAAAGTAACGGATGATTCCGAGCAGTCGTCTACAGCTGAAGTTCATGTCTTCGTAAAACCACCAACGAATAAACCTCCAACAGCCGATGCAGGTGAAGATATAACCATAGCGCTACCAGAAACAAGAACTATACTCGATGGTCGCAAAAGTAAAGATGATATTAAGATCGTATATTTCCATTGGAAACAAGTCAG CGGACCCAGCAGTGCCGAATTCTCTGCGGTCAATGAATCGATTActaatgttacaaaattaacaaagggTGACTATGAATTCAAGCTGACAGTGATCGATGGCAATGGGAATAAAGATTCCGATACTGTTAAAGTAAAAGTTACACAAA ataaaaatgCTCCACCTAAAGCAAACGCAGGAGGTGATCAAGTCGTAATAGCGCCTGTCAGTGTACTGATTATTAATGGATCTCAATCAACCGACGACTTAAAAATTAGTGAATGGCTATGGACAAGAGATTCGTCTAGTCTTGTGATAGGTACCATAGTTCGGGATACAGATAAATCACCGATTTTAATG CTGACAGATATCATTCCAGGTAGATACTTATTTAGGTTAAAAGTAACAGACGATCAAGGTCTTAGTAGTGAAGATACTGTATCCGTGATAGTGAAGCCTG ATCcacaattattacatttggtcgaattgatattaaatatcgGAGCGAACATGTTGACAGTATCGCAAAAGAATTCGTTAGtagtaaaattacaaatgttatTGCGCGACGAAGCGTCGATTGTTGttcgaaatttaaaagtaGAACCACGCACGGGCAAAGcagtattaattttctatgtaGAAAAGAAAGGGGGTAAAACGACTATGCCTGGACCAGAAGTAGTTAAACGGCTTAAAGAAAAACTCAGACAAGACTCTGGGCTTCTTCAATTGTCTGTGGCGAATATCGACACTGCTGTGTGTCAAAATAATTGCTCAG GCCATGGAGTATGCGATCAAGAAACAAGGTTATGTATGTGTGAGGCATTTTGgatgcaaaatttaatacagaaatatttcggCAACGGCGATTCCAATTGCG ATTGGAGCATTCTTTATGTGATAATAGCATTATTATCCCTGGTTGTGTGCTGGGTTGGCCTCATTTGGGGTCTCGTTTGTCTATGCCAAAGAATATGTACAGGAAAACGACGTTCGCTTCGCACTAAGAAAAAACCACTGCGTTACTCTCTATTGCAACCGGAACCAGAAGATGACAGTAGCACGT TTTCAACGCATAAAATGGTGCTATCCGCATCTGATACAGATTCCGATGACGTCCTGTTCGAGCATCGCAAGGTGAAAAACAACGGTCAAGTAAGAAACGGTAAATCTCGAAACGGCTTTATTAAAGTGGGTTCTAGAGTGAAGACATGA
- the LOC128881477 gene encoding dyslexia-associated protein KIAA0319 isoform X2, whose product MFEIFYLGLYLLFFGNCVGDYSDWDTKWQMLCPELYPRVFTSYTPRGNLSSGVYASQPRVKSMQHCVAACCTNSVCNVALMHNGTCYHIQCENSKKCLPLYRADLANESPPSMVLVQPVEDYEVWNELLAQINDDTGTLLMDAKERDDILFGGTNGLSCITHTNCLENEICVKNQDKSDVGICQCSVGFKRNIGGICTSVEDIELGVTPQVRVQILKDSSTSIKPPMKRLLVSAVSKEVRLPENEVTLSAYTVPAEQENEHYNYAWSLLSQPESHTGIMTDQNRMTVKLSNLSEGLYTFKVTVNSPNAYGEAYANVSVLPPKRINQAPIAVISPASQVVKLPNTGAVLDGSSSKDDDRVISYHWELQQGPIGYQPNLVDTPTLQLDNLIPGNYTFKLTIEDSDHITNSTSANITVLKITDYPPNANAGQDIIIYLPQNTLTLNGNLSTDDHGIASWEWTKSPSDQNKAVDMQNTRTPYLQLSNLEEGMYTFVLKVTDDSEQSSTAEVHVFVKPPTNKPPTADAGEDITIALPETRTILDGRKSKDDIKIVYFHWKQVSGPSSAEFSAVNESITNVTKLTKGDYEFKLTVIDGNGNKDSDTVKVKVTQNKNAPPKANAGGDQVVIAPVSVLIINGSQSTDDLKISEWLWTRDSSSLVIGTIVRDTDKSPILMLTDIIPGRYLFRLKVTDDQGLSSEDTVSVIVKPDPQLLHLVELILNIGANMLTVSQKNSLVVKLQMLLRDEASIVVRNLKVEPRTGKAVLIFYVEKKGGKTTMPGPEVVKRLKEKLRQDSGLLQLSVANIDTAVCQNNCSGHGVCDQETRLCMCEAFWMQNLIQKYFGNGDSNCDWSILYVIIALLSLVVCWVGLIWGLVCLCQRICTGKRRSLRTKKKPLRYSLLQPEPEDDSSTFSTHKMVLSASDTDSDDVLFEHRKVKNNGQVRNGIYGT is encoded by the exons ATGTTTGAAATCTTTTACCTgggattatatttattgttcttTGGAAATTGCGTCGGCGATTACTCGGACTGGGACACAAAATGGCAAATGCTTTGTCCCGAGTTGTACCCCAGAGTTTTTACAAGTTATACACCTCGTGGAAATCTTTCTAGTGGGGTATACGCTAGTCAACCTCGTGTAAAAAGCATGCAACATTGTGTTGCCGCGTGCTGTACTAATTCTGTGTGCAATGTGGCGCTTATGCATAATGGTACTTGTTATCATATACAATGTGAGAACTCCAAAAAATGCCTACCTTTGTACAGAGCAGATTTAGCAAATGAAAGTCCACCAAGTATGGTTTTAGTTCAACCTGTAGAAGACTATGAGGTGTGGAATGAGTTGCTAGCTCAAATAAACGATGATACTGG TACATTGCTTATGGATGCTAAAGAAAGAGATGATATTCTTTTTGGTGGTACAAATGGGTTGAGCTGTATCACTCACACAAATTGtctagaaaatgaaatatgcgTTAAAAATCAAGACAAATCCGATGTTGGAATTTGTCAATGCTCTGTTGGATTTAAACGGAATATCGGCG GAATTTGTACTTCGGTGGAAGACATAGAACTTGGCGTAACGCCGCAAGTGAGAGTACAGATTTTGAAAGATTCCAGTACGTCGATAAAGCCACCTATGAAACGGCTGTTAGTTTCCGCTGTCTCAAAGGAAGTACGCTTACCAGAGAATGAAGTAACATTGTCAGCCTATACTGTACCTGCAGAGCAAGAAAATGAACATTACAATTATGCTTGGAGTCTTCTAAGTCAACCGGAAAGTCACACCGGAATAATGACCGATCAGAATCGTATGACCGTTAAATTAAGTAACCTTTCTGAAGGTTTATATACGTTTAAAGTAACTGTGAATAGTCCGAATGCTTATGGCGAAGCATATGCAAATGTCAGCGTTTTGCCAC CAAAGAGAATAAATCAAGCACCAATTGCTGTAATTTCCCCTGCCTCGCAAGTCGTGAAACTACCAAACACAGGAGCTGTGTTAGATGGTTCATCTAGTAAAGATGATGATCGAGTCATTTCTTATCACTGGGAATTGCAACAAGGACCCATTGGATATCAACCTAATCTAGTCGATACACCCACGTTACAGTTAGACAATCTTATTCCTGGCAATTATACTTTTAAGTTGACCATTGAAGATTCAGATCACATCACAAATTCGACAAGTGCAAATATAACGGTTTTGAAAATAACCGATTATCCTCCAAACGCAAACGCGGGCcaagatattattatatatttacctCAGAATACGTTAACACTGAATGGTAATTTGAGCACTGACGATCATGGAATAGCAAGTTGGGAATGGACAAAAAGTCCCTCTGATCAAAACAAAGCTGTGGATATGCAAAACACAAGAACGCCGTATTTACAACTGTCTAATTTAGAGGAGGGAATGTATACGTTTGTCTTAAAAGTAACGGATGATTCCGAGCAGTCGTCTACAGCTGAAGTTCATGTCTTCGTAAAACCACCAACGAATAAACCTCCAACAGCCGATGCAGGTGAAGATATAACCATAGCGCTACCAGAAACAAGAACTATACTCGATGGTCGCAAAAGTAAAGATGATATTAAGATCGTATATTTCCATTGGAAACAAGTCAG CGGACCCAGCAGTGCCGAATTCTCTGCGGTCAATGAATCGATTActaatgttacaaaattaacaaagggTGACTATGAATTCAAGCTGACAGTGATCGATGGCAATGGGAATAAAGATTCCGATACTGTTAAAGTAAAAGTTACACAAA ataaaaatgCTCCACCTAAAGCAAACGCAGGAGGTGATCAAGTCGTAATAGCGCCTGTCAGTGTACTGATTATTAATGGATCTCAATCAACCGACGACTTAAAAATTAGTGAATGGCTATGGACAAGAGATTCGTCTAGTCTTGTGATAGGTACCATAGTTCGGGATACAGATAAATCACCGATTTTAATG CTGACAGATATCATTCCAGGTAGATACTTATTTAGGTTAAAAGTAACAGACGATCAAGGTCTTAGTAGTGAAGATACTGTATCCGTGATAGTGAAGCCTG ATCcacaattattacatttggtcgaattgatattaaatatcgGAGCGAACATGTTGACAGTATCGCAAAAGAATTCGTTAGtagtaaaattacaaatgttatTGCGCGACGAAGCGTCGATTGTTGttcgaaatttaaaagtaGAACCACGCACGGGCAAAGcagtattaattttctatgtaGAAAAGAAAGGGGGTAAAACGACTATGCCTGGACCAGAAGTAGTTAAACGGCTTAAAGAAAAACTCAGACAAGACTCTGGGCTTCTTCAATTGTCTGTGGCGAATATCGACACTGCTGTGTGTCAAAATAATTGCTCAG GCCATGGAGTATGCGATCAAGAAACAAGGTTATGTATGTGTGAGGCATTTTGgatgcaaaatttaatacagaaatatttcggCAACGGCGATTCCAATTGCG ATTGGAGCATTCTTTATGTGATAATAGCATTATTATCCCTGGTTGTGTGCTGGGTTGGCCTCATTTGGGGTCTCGTTTGTCTATGCCAAAGAATATGTACAGGAAAACGACGTTCGCTTCGCACTAAGAAAAAACCACTGCGTTACTCTCTATTGCAACCGGAACCAGAAGATGACAGTAGCACGT TTTCAACGCATAAAATGGTGCTATCCGCATCTGATACAGATTCCGATGACGTCCTGTTCGAGCATCGCAAGGTGAAAAACAACGGTCAAGTAAGAAACG GGATTTATGGAACATAA